The Pseudophryne corroboree isolate aPseCor3 chromosome 2, aPseCor3.hap2, whole genome shotgun sequence genome has a segment encoding these proteins:
- the LOC135051293 gene encoding phosphatidylethanolamine-binding protein 4-like, translated as MSLSSVQFLLSLISIACCRPLSCDFEPLIGDDTNFCSTDLHVIYPKMGDASCIYIPNCFNYAISLTQVWGPPWIKYDNAMAERMYTLIMVDPDVPSRFKPRYRFWRHWLVTDIPGYVLLRGEDVSGNVVSSYHRPNVPAQTGYHRYQFLLYMQNPEYSPSLLDGQAPRASWDVTEFVQRSALGDPVATSQFMIIHPLQ; from the coding sequence ATGTCATTGTCATCGGTTCAGTTCCTGCTTTCACTCATATCCATTGCTTGCTGTAGACCTCTTTCATGCGACTTTGAGCCTCTCATTGGAGATGACACCAATTTCTGCAGTACTGATCTTCATGTTATATACCCCAAGATGGGTGATGCCTCCTGTATTTATATACCAAACTGCTTTAACTATGCTATTAGCTTGACCCAAGTCTGGGGACCTCCGTGGATCAAATATGACAATGCCATGGCAGAAAGGATGTATACCCTGATTATGGTGGATCCAGACGTTCCAAGCAGATTCAAGCCAAGATACAGATTCTGGCGACACTGGCTAGTCACTGATATACCAGGTTATGTTCTCCTGAGAGGGGAAGATGTATCCGGAAATGTTGTATCATCTTACCATCGACCAAATGTACCAGCACAAACAGGATATCACAGATACCAGTTCCTGCTCTACATGCAAAATCCAGAATATTCTCCATCCCTCCTTGATGGCCAGGCGCCTCGTGCAAGTTGGGATGTTACTGAATTTGTCCAACGGTCCGCCTTGGGTGATCCTGTGGCCACTTCACAGTTCATGATCATTCACCCCCTCCAGTAG